A region from the Paraburkholderia youngii genome encodes:
- a CDS encoding carboxymuconolactone decarboxylase family protein, translating into MQARLDFYKASPSGTRAMLALEETIGKSTIDKTLAELVRIRASQLNGCAFCLDMHVTDARKHGETERRLATVAAWREAPFFTARERAALEWTEAVTLVAQTRVPDTVWEAVKPHFSEQEISDLTLLIVAINGWNRIAVSFRKMPE; encoded by the coding sequence ATGCAAGCACGTCTCGACTTTTACAAGGCCAGCCCGAGCGGCACGCGCGCGATGCTCGCGCTCGAGGAAACGATCGGCAAGAGCACGATCGACAAGACGCTCGCCGAACTCGTGCGGATTCGCGCGTCACAGCTCAACGGCTGCGCGTTCTGCCTCGACATGCACGTGACCGACGCGCGCAAGCACGGCGAAACCGAACGGCGTCTCGCGACGGTGGCCGCGTGGCGCGAAGCGCCGTTTTTCACCGCGCGCGAACGCGCGGCGCTCGAATGGACGGAGGCAGTGACGCTGGTCGCGCAAACGCGCGTACCGGATACGGTATGGGAAGCAGTGAAGCCGCATTTCAGCGAGCAGGAAATCAGTGACCTGACGCTGCTGATCGTTGCGATCAACGGCTGGAACCGGATTGCGGTGTCGTTCAGGAAGATGCCCGAGTAA
- the panE gene encoding 2-dehydropantoate 2-reductase, producing MRILVVGAGAGGGYFGGRLAAAGQDVTFLVRAGRAEKLRRDGLVINSPRGNLQLRDVKTILAGVASEPFDLVLLSCKAYSLDDAIDSFTPFVGEETLILPMLNGMRHIEVLSARFGKERVLGGQCVIAATLNAEQHIMHLNDMQAITFGELVGGTSERTQVIADAMSGAKFDVAVSDNILLRMWEKWVFLATLAGSTCLMRGSVGDILAAPDGKRVIENLLGECRAVAEHNGFTMDADFDTRAAQVLLTPSPLTASMLRDVENRSHTEADHILGDLITRGGDAQKGEHALSLLRIAYSHLKTYEARQTRTS from the coding sequence ATGCGAATTCTGGTAGTAGGGGCGGGCGCGGGAGGCGGGTATTTTGGCGGACGTCTGGCGGCGGCGGGGCAGGACGTGACCTTCCTCGTCCGCGCCGGTCGCGCGGAGAAGCTGCGGCGCGACGGCCTCGTCATCAACAGCCCACGGGGCAATCTCCAGTTGCGGGACGTGAAGACGATACTGGCCGGTGTCGCCAGCGAGCCGTTCGACCTCGTGCTGCTGAGCTGCAAAGCCTACAGTCTCGATGACGCAATCGATTCGTTCACGCCATTCGTCGGCGAAGAAACGCTGATCCTGCCGATGCTCAACGGCATGCGCCATATCGAGGTGCTGAGCGCGCGCTTCGGCAAGGAGCGCGTGCTCGGCGGCCAGTGCGTGATCGCCGCGACGCTCAATGCGGAGCAGCACATCATGCATCTGAACGACATGCAGGCGATCACGTTCGGCGAACTCGTGGGCGGCACCTCGGAGCGCACCCAGGTGATTGCCGATGCGATGTCGGGCGCGAAGTTCGACGTCGCGGTCAGCGACAACATCCTGCTGCGCATGTGGGAGAAATGGGTGTTCCTCGCCACCTTGGCTGGGAGTACCTGCTTGATGCGCGGTTCGGTCGGCGATATTCTGGCTGCGCCTGACGGCAAGCGCGTGATCGAGAATCTGCTCGGCGAATGCCGCGCGGTGGCCGAACACAACGGCTTCACGATGGACGCGGACTTCGACACGCGCGCCGCCCAGGTGCTGCTGACGCCGTCGCCGCTGACCGCGTCGATGTTGCGCGACGTCGAAAACCGCTCGCACACCGAGGCGGATCATATTCTCGGCGACCTGATCACGCGCGGCGGCGACGCGCAAAAGGGCGAACACGCGTTGTCGCTGCTGCGCATCGCCTATAGTCATCTGAAGACGTACGAAGCGCGCCAGACCCGCACTTCCTGA
- a CDS encoding efflux transporter outer membrane subunit, whose amino-acid sequence MKRMVMKLVAGAAFLTLAACAVQPATHADLPHAVQTLAPAAWSVDAPQDSVNTDAWWAQFGDPVMHQLIESVLSGNLDVQAAAERVKQSQDLVTQNRAALLPELNANAGASTERQNTPPPLGYVRQAGFGLAASWTPDVFGGERLAVLASQAQVSGSVAALNQLRLALAANTAAAYIDLRWAQAQLQILDDNEQIRSRALKLTQQRLHYGLSTQLDVARAQNQLQDLQAQIPRMQSTVQHQLSLIAVYSGRTPESLDTLLLSNAREIPVPAQNAPQVLPSDALLHRPDVRTAYALVEQRAAEVGVSKAQRYPQFKINLTNGLLASSYLGLPTLTDNLFSAALNATSPIFNAGRITANIDASESRMRESQLGLQQTMLQALKEVEDNRSDLVSGAAQVQRLAGALDASNHALRLSTELYKGGASSFLDVLDAQQAYLRDSESLNQARREHALSAIALYRSLGGGWEQGETVASGQ is encoded by the coding sequence ATGAAACGGATGGTGATGAAGTTAGTGGCGGGCGCGGCATTTTTGACGCTCGCGGCCTGCGCGGTGCAACCGGCCACGCACGCGGATTTGCCGCATGCGGTGCAGACGCTGGCTCCGGCCGCCTGGAGCGTCGACGCACCGCAAGACAGCGTGAACACCGATGCCTGGTGGGCGCAATTCGGCGACCCGGTCATGCATCAGCTGATCGAATCGGTATTGAGCGGCAACCTCGACGTGCAGGCCGCGGCCGAGCGTGTGAAGCAATCGCAGGACCTGGTGACGCAGAATCGCGCGGCTCTGCTGCCGGAGCTGAATGCGAACGCGGGCGCATCGACCGAGCGGCAGAATACGCCGCCGCCGCTCGGCTATGTGCGCCAGGCCGGCTTTGGCCTCGCCGCGAGCTGGACGCCTGATGTGTTCGGCGGCGAACGGCTCGCGGTGCTCGCGTCGCAGGCGCAGGTGTCGGGCAGCGTTGCGGCGCTGAACCAGTTGCGGCTCGCGCTCGCGGCGAACACGGCGGCTGCGTATATCGATCTGCGCTGGGCGCAGGCCCAATTGCAGATCCTCGACGACAACGAGCAGATTCGCAGCCGCGCGCTGAAGCTCACGCAGCAGCGTCTGCATTATGGACTGTCGACTCAGCTCGACGTCGCCCGTGCGCAAAATCAGTTGCAGGACTTGCAGGCACAGATTCCGCGCATGCAATCGACGGTGCAGCATCAGCTGAGCCTGATCGCCGTGTATTCGGGGCGTACGCCGGAAAGTCTCGATACGCTGCTGCTTTCCAACGCGCGCGAGATTCCGGTGCCTGCGCAAAACGCGCCGCAGGTATTGCCGTCCGACGCGTTGCTGCATCGGCCCGACGTGCGCACCGCTTATGCGCTCGTCGAACAGCGTGCGGCGGAAGTGGGAGTATCGAAAGCCCAGCGCTATCCGCAGTTCAAGATCAACCTGACGAATGGGCTGCTTGCATCGTCGTACCTCGGCTTGCCGACGCTGACTGACAATCTGTTCAGCGCCGCGTTGAATGCAACGAGCCCGATCTTCAACGCCGGGCGAATCACCGCGAACATCGACGCGAGCGAGAGCCGCATGCGCGAATCGCAGCTCGGCCTGCAGCAGACGATGCTGCAGGCGCTGAAGGAGGTCGAGGACAATCGCAGCGATCTCGTCAGCGGCGCGGCGCAGGTGCAGCGCCTCGCCGGTGCGCTCGATGCGTCGAATCATGCGCTGCGTCTGTCGACCGAGTTGTACAAGGGCGGCGCGTCGAGCTTCCTCGATGTGCTCGACGCGCAGCAAGCGTATCTGCGCGACTCCGAGTCGCTGAACCAGGCGCGGCGCGAGCATGCGCTTTCGGCGATCGCGCTGTACCGGTCGCTTGGGGGCGGGTGGGAGCAGGGGGAAACGGTCGCGTCCGGACAGTAA
- a CDS encoding DHA2 family efflux MFS transporter permease subunit, protein MTEVLDNPADQPTRTKVFAFALMCVGFFMATLDIQIVASSLRDIGGGLSASQDELSWVQTSYLIAEIIVIPMSGWLTRVFSTRWLFTFSALGFTVTSMLCGLAWDINSMILFRGLQGALGAAMIPTVFTTAFVLFPGKQRLIASTTIGALASLAPTIGPVIGGWITSQWSWHWLFYLNLVPGVAVTLLVPKYVHIDRVDLSLLKKGDYIGILLMSGFLGCLEYVLEEGPRKNWFGDDVIVLCAWVAAICGFLFLVHAFTAREPIVDLRALALRNFGIGSLLSFITGIGIFCTVFLTPVFLARVRGFDSLQIGLALLSVGCFQLLALGAYSTLARFVDMRLLMVFGLALFGIGCYLYVPLTNQWGWQQLLIPQALRGIGQQFCIPPIVTMALGALPPSRLRSASGLFNLMRNLGGAIGIAVSSTMLNDRLNLHYERLDEHLNAGRPVVESILQKQAEYLSAVGGNVLNAANAGLAELHEALMREALVLAFSDAFLAVALCFVVALLSVLFSRPFGNTAPPPDAH, encoded by the coding sequence ATGACCGAAGTTCTCGACAACCCCGCCGACCAGCCGACCCGCACCAAGGTCTTCGCATTCGCGCTGATGTGCGTGGGCTTTTTCATGGCGACGCTCGATATCCAGATCGTCGCCTCGTCGCTGCGCGATATCGGTGGCGGGCTGTCCGCGAGCCAGGACGAACTGTCGTGGGTGCAGACCTCGTATCTGATCGCGGAGATCATCGTGATTCCGATGTCGGGGTGGCTCACGCGCGTGTTCTCGACGCGGTGGCTCTTCACGTTCTCCGCGCTCGGCTTCACGGTGACCAGCATGCTGTGCGGGCTCGCATGGGACATCAACTCGATGATCCTGTTTCGCGGTCTGCAAGGCGCGCTCGGCGCGGCGATGATCCCGACCGTGTTTACGACCGCGTTCGTGTTGTTTCCCGGCAAGCAGCGTCTGATCGCATCGACGACGATCGGCGCGCTCGCGTCGCTGGCACCGACGATCGGCCCGGTGATCGGCGGCTGGATCACGTCGCAATGGTCGTGGCACTGGCTGTTCTATCTGAACCTGGTGCCGGGCGTCGCCGTCACGCTGCTGGTGCCGAAGTACGTGCATATCGACAGGGTCGATCTGTCGCTGCTGAAGAAGGGCGACTACATCGGCATCCTGCTGATGTCGGGTTTTCTCGGCTGCCTCGAATACGTGCTCGAAGAAGGGCCGCGCAAGAACTGGTTCGGCGACGACGTTATCGTGCTGTGCGCGTGGGTCGCGGCGATCTGCGGGTTTCTGTTCCTCGTGCATGCGTTCACCGCGAGGGAACCGATCGTCGATCTACGCGCGCTTGCTCTGCGCAACTTCGGTATCGGCAGTCTGCTGTCGTTCATCACCGGGATCGGGATCTTCTGCACCGTGTTTCTGACGCCGGTGTTTCTTGCCCGCGTGCGCGGCTTCGATTCGTTGCAGATCGGTCTCGCGTTGCTGTCGGTCGGTTGTTTTCAGTTGCTCGCGCTTGGCGCTTACTCGACGCTCGCGCGCTTTGTCGATATGCGCTTGCTGATGGTGTTCGGCCTCGCGCTGTTCGGCATCGGCTGCTATCTGTACGTGCCGTTGACGAACCAATGGGGCTGGCAGCAGTTGCTGATTCCGCAAGCATTGCGCGGAATTGGCCAGCAGTTCTGTATTCCGCCGATCGTGACGATGGCGCTCGGCGCGCTGCCGCCGTCGCGGCTGCGCTCCGCGAGCGGGCTGTTCAATCTGATGCGTAATCTCGGCGGCGCGATCGGCATCGCAGTCAGCAGCACGATGTTGAACGACCGTCTGAATCTTCATTACGAACGGCTCGACGAACATCTGAACGCGGGCCGTCCGGTCGTCGAATCGATCTTGCAGAAGCAGGCCGAGTATCTGTCGGCAGTCGGCGGCAACGTATTGAATGCCGCGAATGCGGGGCTGGCCGAATTGCACGAGGCATTGATGCGCGAAGCGCTGGTGCTCGCGTTCTCCGATGCCTTTCTGGCGGTTGCGCTGTGCTTCGTGGTTGCCTTGCTGAGCGTGCTGTTCTCGCGCCCGTTCGGCAACACCGCGCCCCCGCCCGATGCCCACTAG
- a CDS encoding HlyD family secretion protein has protein sequence MSTTPSTVAPPSAVQPARAARRIPWMLLAILSVLVVLALATSHWFFVGRFIETTDDAYVGGDVTVMAPKVNGFVTEVLVRDNEFVHANQVLVRLDARDYDARLAQANAEVESAQASVTELEAKKSLQLAAINEQAAEVRASGAELTRSAADQIRYRELVKDDAVSNQVVEKADADLTKARAAVDRSGAALLAAQRQIAVLDAQIGDAKARIATAQAAQRVAALNVEYTTIRSPIDGYVGNRTARVGLLANTGVSLLTVVPASGLWIDANFKEDQLRKMRAGDSVEVQLDASNTALHGVVESLAPATGATFSVLPAENATGNFTKIVQRVPVRVRLDVPKDLQGVLRPGLSATVKVHVDARHPAAQG, from the coding sequence ATGTCCACAACTCCCTCGACCGTCGCGCCCCCGAGCGCGGTACAACCCGCCCGAGCGGCGCGGCGTATCCCGTGGATGCTGCTCGCGATTCTGTCCGTTCTCGTCGTGCTGGCGCTGGCCACGTCGCACTGGTTCTTCGTCGGCCGCTTCATCGAGACGACCGATGATGCCTACGTCGGCGGTGATGTCACGGTGATGGCGCCGAAGGTCAACGGCTTCGTCACCGAGGTGCTGGTGCGCGACAACGAGTTCGTGCACGCGAACCAGGTCCTGGTGCGACTCGACGCCCGCGATTACGACGCGCGTCTCGCGCAGGCCAACGCGGAAGTGGAAAGCGCGCAGGCCTCCGTCACCGAGCTCGAAGCAAAGAAATCGCTGCAACTCGCGGCGATCAACGAGCAGGCCGCGGAGGTCCGCGCGTCGGGCGCCGAGCTGACGCGCAGCGCGGCCGACCAGATACGCTACCGCGAGCTCGTGAAGGACGACGCGGTGTCGAACCAGGTCGTCGAGAAAGCCGATGCGGATCTGACCAAAGCGCGCGCCGCGGTCGATCGCAGCGGCGCGGCGCTGCTCGCGGCGCAACGCCAGATCGCGGTGCTCGACGCGCAGATCGGCGACGCGAAAGCGCGCATCGCGACCGCGCAGGCCGCCCAGCGCGTCGCCGCGTTGAACGTGGAATACACCACGATCCGCAGTCCGATCGACGGCTATGTCGGCAATCGGACCGCGCGCGTCGGGCTGCTCGCCAACACCGGCGTGTCGCTGCTGACCGTCGTACCCGCGAGCGGCCTGTGGATCGACGCGAACTTCAAGGAAGACCAGCTGCGCAAGATGCGCGCGGGCGACAGCGTCGAGGTCCAGCTCGACGCGTCGAATACCGCGCTGCACGGCGTGGTCGAAAGCCTTGCGCCGGCGACCGGCGCGACTTTCAGCGTATTGCCCGCGGAAAACGCGACCGGCAACTTCACGAAGATCGTGCAGCGCGTGCCGGTGCGCGTGCGCCTCGACGTGCCGAAGGACCTGCAAGGCGTGTTGCGTCCCGGCCTCTCCGCGACGGTGAAAGTGCACGTCGATGCGCGCCATCCGGCCGCGCAAGGATGA
- a CDS encoding MarR family winged helix-turn-helix transcriptional regulator — protein sequence MEALLDDDCFAIRQAARHVSQIYDRHLSNVGLTITQFSLLGRLKHTGPMTMKQIAEAMRMQRTTLVRTIQPLRRDGLVSSEALGADARTLLISLTPEGEQRLASARAYWYAAQAEFEHRFGVKRAAALRSELFAITKVSL from the coding sequence ATGGAAGCGCTCCTAGACGACGACTGCTTTGCGATCCGCCAGGCTGCGCGTCACGTATCGCAGATTTATGACCGGCATCTGTCGAATGTCGGCCTGACCATCACGCAGTTTTCGCTGCTGGGGCGTCTGAAGCACACCGGCCCGATGACGATGAAGCAGATAGCCGAAGCCATGCGCATGCAGCGCACCACGCTGGTCCGCACGATCCAGCCGCTGCGCCGCGACGGGCTCGTGTCGAGCGAGGCACTGGGCGCGGATGCGCGCACGCTGCTGATCTCGCTGACACCCGAGGGCGAACAGCGGCTAGCCTCAGCCCGCGCGTATTGGTACGCCGCGCAGGCCGAGTTCGAGCACCGCTTCGGCGTGAAGCGCGCGGCCGCGCTGCGCAGCGAGCTATTTGCCATCACCAAAGTTTCGCTTTGA
- a CDS encoding MarR family winged helix-turn-helix transcriptional regulator, with amino-acid sequence MNRPVSYDECNCFALRQAARHVTQIYERHLGSVGLTAAQFTILAKLARTPNLPMAELADAMVMERTTLVRAMKPLQRDGLVLAEAADHDNRTLLFSLTEKGETTFDQASVAWRAAQDEFEKKFGRARAKTLRAELFSITD; translated from the coding sequence ATGAACCGCCCTGTCTCCTACGACGAATGCAACTGCTTTGCGCTGCGCCAGGCGGCGCGGCATGTCACGCAGATCTACGAGCGCCATCTCGGCAGCGTGGGGCTGACGGCTGCGCAGTTCACGATTCTGGCAAAGCTCGCGCGCACCCCGAACCTGCCGATGGCGGAGCTCGCGGACGCGATGGTCATGGAGCGCACCACGCTGGTCCGCGCAATGAAGCCGCTGCAGCGCGACGGCCTCGTGCTGGCCGAAGCGGCGGACCACGACAACCGCACGCTGCTGTTCAGCCTGACGGAAAAGGGCGAAACCACCTTCGATCAGGCCTCGGTCGCATGGCGCGCCGCGCAGGACGAATTCGAAAAGAAGTTCGGTCGCGCCCGCGCGAAGACGCTGCGCGCGGAGCTGTTCAGCATCACCGACTAG
- a CDS encoding TonB-dependent receptor, with the protein MKKRTTTAQAAIVFCAVISGAWGAPGNAVLTGTVSDPLGHPVAHAKVEIQDASGASVNMSSTDTSGHFSIDGVAPGTYAIVVTATGFASGSSIATTQSGAPASVSVQLQKSDTLDVQVNARRLNAARNGLLPETGSSVYRFTQADIDTMPAGANTPLNQVLLQAPGVANDSFGQLHVRGEHANLQYRINGIIIPEPISGFGQSLDTRIIDQLNLLTGALPAQYGYRTAGIVDIRTKSGDTGSGGSIDVFGGSHQTVKTSADVFGSQGPFSYYLSGSLGMNNLGIENPTASANAIHDHTREGNAFGYLSYLINPLTRVSLLFGATSNQFEIPNTPGLTPNFALADHTTFDSSQLNETQSELNNFAALALQGTNGGALDYQVAFFTRYTRTKFNPDPIGDLMFNGVASEDFHSNTANGVQVDTTWRVNDSHTVRAGVFFQQEHAVFDNSVTVFPADANGNQLSDVPFNIQDSSSKTGYLYSLYAQDEWKLTDRLTLNYGLRYDRMDEYTSASQLSPRVGLVYTLTPSTTLHAGYARYFTPPPFELVSGSTISKFNGTTNQSPTTQNDPVQPERSHYFDLGITQKLGPSVTLGLDAYYKKSTDLLDEGQFGSALIFTPFNYQYGKTYGVEFTANYKQDNLSAYLNLAYSRAQGKNINSAQFNFDADELAFISNHWVFLDHDQRVTASFGAAYDFHQTTFTFDGIVGSGLRSGFANTDRLPVYAQFNLGAIQHFNEPMIGKFDARLVVINAFNRVYQLRDGSGIGVGAPQYGPHFAVYAGVTKYF; encoded by the coding sequence ATGAAAAAACGCACAACAACCGCGCAGGCGGCGATCGTGTTCTGTGCCGTCATCTCGGGCGCATGGGGCGCGCCGGGCAACGCCGTATTGACGGGAACTGTCTCCGATCCTCTGGGACATCCCGTCGCTCACGCGAAAGTCGAGATACAGGACGCGAGCGGCGCCTCCGTCAACATGTCCAGCACGGACACGTCGGGCCATTTCTCGATCGACGGGGTGGCACCCGGCACGTATGCGATCGTCGTCACCGCTACCGGCTTTGCGAGCGGCAGCAGCATCGCGACGACCCAGTCCGGCGCCCCGGCGAGCGTCAGCGTGCAACTGCAAAAGAGCGACACACTCGACGTGCAGGTCAACGCTCGACGTCTGAACGCGGCGCGCAACGGCCTGCTGCCCGAGACGGGCAGCAGCGTCTACCGGTTCACGCAGGCGGATATCGATACGATGCCGGCGGGCGCGAACACGCCGCTCAATCAGGTCTTGCTGCAAGCGCCCGGCGTCGCCAACGACTCGTTCGGCCAGTTGCACGTGCGCGGCGAGCACGCCAATCTGCAATACCGGATCAACGGCATCATCATTCCAGAGCCGATCAGCGGCTTCGGCCAGTCGCTCGACACGCGCATCATCGATCAGCTGAACCTGCTCACCGGCGCCCTGCCCGCGCAGTACGGCTACCGCACGGCCGGGATCGTCGACATTCGCACCAAATCGGGCGACACGGGCAGCGGGGGCTCGATCGACGTGTTCGGCGGCAGCCATCAGACCGTCAAAACGAGTGCCGATGTGTTCGGCAGCCAAGGACCGTTCAGCTACTACCTGAGCGGCTCGCTCGGCATGAACAACCTCGGCATCGAGAATCCGACCGCAAGCGCCAATGCGATTCACGATCACACGCGCGAGGGCAATGCGTTCGGCTATCTGTCGTATCTGATCAACCCGCTCACGCGCGTGAGCCTGCTGTTCGGCGCGACCAGCAACCAGTTCGAGATTCCGAACACGCCGGGGTTGACGCCGAACTTCGCGCTCGCCGACCACACCACGTTCGATTCGTCGCAACTTAACGAAACGCAATCGGAGCTGAACAACTTCGCGGCGCTGGCGCTTCAGGGCACCAACGGCGGCGCGCTCGACTACCAGGTCGCCTTCTTCACGCGCTACACGCGCACGAAGTTCAATCCCGATCCGATCGGCGACCTGATGTTCAACGGCGTGGCATCGGAGGACTTCCATAGCAACACGGCCAACGGCGTGCAGGTCGATACGACCTGGCGCGTCAACGACAGTCACACGGTTCGCGCGGGTGTTTTCTTCCAGCAGGAGCATGCGGTATTCGACAACAGCGTGACCGTCTTCCCCGCCGACGCGAACGGCAACCAGCTCTCCGACGTACCCTTCAACATCCAGGACAGCAGTAGCAAGACCGGCTATCTGTACAGCCTGTACGCCCAGGACGAATGGAAGCTGACCGATCGGCTCACGCTGAACTATGGCTTGCGCTACGACCGCATGGACGAGTACACGAGCGCGAGCCAGTTGAGCCCGCGCGTGGGCCTCGTCTACACGCTCACACCGTCGACGACACTGCACGCCGGCTACGCGCGCTACTTCACGCCACCGCCGTTCGAACTCGTATCCGGCTCGACGATATCGAAATTCAACGGTACGACCAATCAGAGTCCGACAACCCAGAACGATCCCGTACAGCCGGAACGCAGCCACTACTTCGACCTCGGCATCACGCAGAAGCTCGGCCCTTCCGTCACGCTAGGACTCGACGCGTACTACAAGAAATCGACCGACCTGCTCGACGAAGGACAGTTCGGCTCCGCGCTGATCTTCACGCCGTTCAACTATCAATACGGCAAAACGTATGGTGTGGAATTCACCGCCAACTACAAACAGGACAACCTCTCCGCGTATCTGAACCTCGCCTATAGCCGCGCGCAAGGTAAGAACATCAACTCCGCGCAGTTCAACTTCGACGCGGACGAGCTGGCATTCATCTCGAACCACTGGGTGTTTCTCGATCACGACCAGCGCGTGACGGCATCGTTCGGCGCGGCCTACGACTTTCACCAAACTACCTTCACGTTCGACGGCATCGTCGGCTCGGGTCTGCGCAGCGGCTTTGCGAACACCGATCGTCTGCCCGTTTATGCGCAGTTCAACCTCGGCGCGATCCAGCACTTCAACGAGCCAATGATCGGCAAGTTCGATGCGCGGTTGGTGGTCATCAACGCATTCAACCGCGTTTACCAGTTGCGCGATGGTTCGGGCATCGGCGTCGGCGCGCCGCAGTACGGTCCGCATTTCGCCGTCTATGCGGGCGTGACGAAGTACTTCTGA
- a CDS encoding MotA/TolQ/ExbB proton channel family protein: protein MQEWTGFIAAMRTGGWIMYPLSVLGVLALTIIIERAYVFARFASAPARLLQPASADDHRLDGLAPYHAFRRMAAPWQPETNAPMWLREASAQSIASQIERDMGRGLWLLETIVTAAPLLGLLGTIVGMMKSFQLFGGNGLVDPGGVTGGVAQSLVATAIGLIVAVFALFAFNYFSRRLERLMDDLELFANARLSALRLQHETRGERG from the coding sequence ATGCAGGAATGGACAGGGTTTATCGCGGCGATGCGTACTGGCGGATGGATCATGTATCCGCTCAGCGTGCTCGGCGTGCTCGCGTTGACGATCATCATCGAGCGGGCCTATGTGTTTGCCCGCTTCGCAAGCGCACCGGCGCGTCTTCTGCAACCCGCGTCAGCCGATGACCACCGGCTCGACGGTCTCGCCCCGTACCACGCGTTTCGGCGCATGGCCGCGCCGTGGCAGCCAGAAACGAATGCGCCGATGTGGCTGCGCGAGGCGTCGGCGCAATCGATCGCGTCGCAGATCGAGCGCGACATGGGGCGAGGTCTGTGGCTGCTCGAAACGATCGTCACGGCGGCGCCGCTGCTCGGCCTGCTCGGCACGATCGTCGGGATGATGAAATCGTTCCAGCTGTTCGGCGGCAATGGGCTCGTCGATCCGGGCGGTGTCACGGGCGGGGTCGCGCAGTCGCTGGTGGCAACCGCGATTGGATTGATCGTCGCGGTCTTCGCGCTGTTCGCGTTCAATTATTTTTCACGACGGCTCGAGCGTCTGATGGATGACCTTGAACTGTTCGCCAACGCGCGACTCAGCGCACTGCGCCTGCAGCACGAGACGCGCGGAGAGCGAGGATGA
- a CDS encoding ExbD/TolR family protein: MKLKRSRASRRGRIEIIPMIDVMFFLLATFMLASLTMQRLDAVRINLPSGHAQPISTSEPLTISVSGNDEVSVNRHVVRADQIEPEVKRLLRADGNVVIAADDHAGHGAVVQAMLAARRAGAEHFLIAVHRD; encoded by the coding sequence ATGAAACTCAAACGCTCGCGCGCCTCGCGGCGCGGCCGCATTGAAATCATTCCGATGATCGACGTGATGTTCTTTCTGCTCGCGACCTTCATGCTCGCCTCGCTCACAATGCAGCGTCTCGATGCGGTGCGAATCAATCTGCCTTCGGGACACGCGCAGCCGATCAGCACGAGCGAGCCGCTGACGATATCGGTGAGCGGCAACGACGAGGTCTCAGTCAATCGCCATGTCGTTCGCGCGGATCAGATCGAGCCCGAAGTAAAGCGCCTGCTGCGCGCGGACGGTAACGTCGTGATCGCGGCCGACGATCACGCGGGTCACGGCGCGGTCGTGCAGGCGATGCTCGCGGCGCGTCGCGCGGGCGCCGAACACTTTCTGATCGCCGTGCATCGTGATTGA